Part of the Tepiditoga spiralis genome, TTAACACCAGCATATTTTGAAAAAGGAGTAATGCCAAAAGAAAATAAAAATTTAATAGGAATATCAAACTACAAACCAGAAACTATTGGATATTGGGATAGAGAAACAAATAAACCATCAGAACTTTTTAAAGTAGTGCCAAGTGGAAGCACTTATATTTTTAAAGAAGAAATACCAAAATACTTAACAGATGATTATGATCATTATGGTTTTGGAAAATATATCGAAATAAAAGGGGGCAATTAAATTGAAAGGAAAAGTAGCATTTTTATATTCAGTAACTCAATTACATGCAGGTAAAGGATTTGATTCAGGAGTTGTAGATTTACCAATACAAAGAGAAGAAGCAACAGGATTTCCAATTGTTTCTGGAATAAAAGGAGCAATAAGAAATGAAATAAAATGGGGAAGTGACGAAAAAGATATCTTTGGAGCAATGCCAGATAATAAAAATGAAGATTTAGCAGGAACTATAGCCTTTTCAGAAGCAAAAATATTCTTATTTCCATTAAGAAGTATAAGTCATGGATTTGTTTGGGTTACATGCCCTATGGTATTATCAAGACTAAAAACAGCATTTAAATTAACAAATAATAATAAAATAGAAGAAAAAATTTCAACAGTATTAAAAAATTTCAAAAACGAAGAATTATCAACATTTAACTCATCACAAGTAAATATAGAAGAATTTTTAGTAACACCAAAATATTCTAAAGAATTAAAAGAATTTTTGGAAGAATTAAAAGAAATAACTCCAGATGAATATTTATCAGATAAATTAATAAATACAACAGTTCTTTTAAGCGATAAAGATTTTATGTTTTTTGTAAAAAACTCAACAGAAGTTATGGCAAGAATAAAAATA contains:
- the cmr4 gene encoding type III-B CRISPR module RAMP protein Cmr4; the protein is MKGKVAFLYSVTQLHAGKGFDSGVVDLPIQREEATGFPIVSGIKGAIRNEIKWGSDEKDIFGAMPDNKNEDLAGTIAFSEAKIFLFPLRSISHGFVWVTCPMVLSRLKTAFKLTNNNKIEEKISTVLKNFKNEELSTFNSSQVNIEEFLVTPKYSKELKEFLEELKEITPDEYLSDKLINTTVLLSDKDFMFFVKNSTEVMARIKINKEKGVTEQGALWYEEYLPNDTVMYFIVKEILEKNTLEKLEEKLNDNFINVGGKATIGKGFAYIKVI